From the Conger conger chromosome 14, fConCon1.1, whole genome shotgun sequence genome, one window contains:
- the tamm41 gene encoding phosphatidate cytidylyltransferase, mitochondrial, whose product MSLPALQNTSVFYRRIVSQFPQDISLAFAYGSGVFKQCGTTQGQMGKNMVDFVFAVDDPVTWHTMNLLQNRKHYSFLKYLGPKHIGSIQNDRGAGIYYNTLVPSNGKVIKYGVISTDTLINDLLHWKTMYVAGRLHKPVKILLQNEDGKLRAALVGNLKSAVTASFLMLPESFTEEDLFVQIAGLSYSGDFRMVIGEDKSKVLNIVKENLPHFRILYSHILQECPQVVYKPQQGKLEVDKSPEGQFTQLMALPRTLQQRITRLVDPPGKNRDVEEILLQVAQDPDCGLVVQQGISSIVKSSSISQSVKGIVTAGLLKTVSYSTKKLWKMWKGWRRKSLS is encoded by the exons ATGTCGCTCCCAGCCCTACAGAACACAAGTGTCTTTTACCGAAGAATTGTTTCACAATTTCCTCAGGACATTAGCCTCGCGTTTGCTTATGGATCTGGTGTTTTTAAACAATGTGGAACTACCCAAGGTCAAATGGGG AAAAACATGGTGGACTTCGTGTTCGCTGTGGATGACCCAGTCACTTGGCACACAATGAATCTGTTGCAAAATCGGAAACATTACTCTTTCCTTAAGTACCTTGGGCCGAAACACATTGGCAGTATTCAGAATGATCGCGGAGCTGGAATTTACTACAACACTTTAGTTCCAAGCAATGGAaag GTGATTAAGTATGGTGTCATTAGCACAGATACCCTGATTAACGACTTATTGCACTGGAAGACCATGTATGTGGCCGGCAGACTTCACAAACCG gtAAAGATTCTGCTTCAGAATGAGGATGGGAAGCTTCGTGCTGCTCTTGTGGGCAACCTGAAAAGTGCAGTCACAGCTTCCTTCCTCATGCTTCCTGAGAGCTTCACTGAGGAAGACCTCTTCGTCCAAATCGCTGGCCTCTCCTACTCCG GTGATTTCAGGATGGTAATCGGTGAAGACAAATCTAAAGTTTTAAACATCGTCAAGGAGAACTTGCCACACTTCCGGATCCTGTACAGCCACATCCTGCAGGAATGCCCACAGGTGGTGTACAAGCCCCAGCAGGGAAAACTGGAG GTGGACAAAAGCCCcgaggggcagttcacccagcTGATGGCTCTCCCGCGGACGCTGCAGCAGCGGATCACCCGCCTGGTGGACCCGCCGGGGAAGAACCGGGACGTGGAGGAGATCCTGCTGCAGGTGGCCCAGGACCCGGACTGCGGGCTGGTGGTGCAGCAAG GAATATCATCAATAGTGAAGTCTTCAAGTATATCACAGAGTGTCAAAGGCATTGTCACTGCTG GGCTGTTGAAAACGGTCTCATACAGCACGAAAAAGCTGTGGAAAATGTGGAAAGGCTGGAGGAGGAAGTCACTGTCATGA